From a region of the Phaeodactylum tricornutum CCAP 1055/1 chromosome 4, whole genome shotgun sequence genome:
- a CDS encoding predicted protein, which produces MGLNCSKCAALEPADSQISSTRQESPDPAMYDLMRRSVEYTSRPHPGTVEVATPEKTTASTETASAAAAGQFHLLYKQQHKTAKLPHELESLQSLKKATRKTSSVYCPTRLLVRRHSVRHYEEGMSGTHIYAIRYPIDKPLELRGYKGETTTVTTGQEQAPHRHKSPALQQQQKQLYNSTATSASVTTATNKASIAQSSSSNAASSGKKTTPVGPVEPASDKWPALKDNPEQGAVDQLFNPITMLAPPKRRVAEWVTISSEHNIYVADVGLTIAECDRLVQVTEQVCRGQYAAYTYAKQTLGCREFPPLAHACQDAVHAVTHAILEYGKNSALALDDREPHMVKYDVTKKERQKLDMHTDKSEWTFLIALSNGSGLDYEGGGTFFECLDSTVHVQRGHALIFPGKLRHCGQRITSGLRFLLVGFLVDKSTPSSKESNATQTTTSTKEDI; this is translated from the exons ATGGGTTTAAATTGTTCCAAATGCGCTGCGTTAGAACCCGCCGACAGCCAAATTTCCAGTACGCGACAAGAATCACCAGACCCGGCCATGTACGACTTGATGCGCCGTTCGGTCGAGTACACGTCACGGCCTCATCCTGGTACTGTGGAAGTAGCCACACCGGAAAAGACGACTGCCTCCACGGAAACAGCGAGCGCCGCCGCGGCTGGACAGTTCCATCTGCTGTACAAGCAGCAACACAAGACAGCCAAACTTCCGCATGAACTAGAATCCCTACAAAGTCTCAAGAAGGCTACCAGGAAAACCTCTTCTGTGTACTGTCCTACCCGCTTGCTGGTTCGACGACATTCTGTACGTCATTACGAAGAAGGCATGAGTGGAACCCATATTTACGCGATTCGCTATCCCATCGATAAGCCTTTGGAGTTGCGGGGGTACAAGGGAGAAACAACGACTGTCACTACGGGACAGGAGCAAGCACCCCATCGCCACAAGAGCCCAGCcttgcagcagcagcagaagCAGCTCTACAACTCAACAGCAACGTCAGCCTCCGTCACTACGGCTACGAACAAAGCAAGTATCGCACAATCAAGCTCTTCAAACGCAGCATCAAGCGGGAAAAAAACCACGCCGGTGGGACCGGTAGAACCAGCAAGCGACAAATGGCCAGCTTTGAAAGATAATCCGGAACAAGGAGCGGTGGATCAGTTGTTTAACCCCATTACAATGCTAGCACCACCGAAACGACGAG TTGCTGAATGGGTGACTATCAGCTCGGAGCACAACATTTACGTTGCCGACGTTGGTTTAACTATTGCCGAGTGCGATCGCCTGGTCCAAGTGACGGAACAGGTTTGTCGTGGCCAGTACGCTGCCTACACGTACGCGAAGCAAACGTTGGGATGTCGGGAATTCCCACCGTTGGCACACGCGTGTCAGGATGCGGTCCACGCCGTCACGCACGCAATTTTGGAGTATGGGAAAAATTCGGCGCTCGCCTTGGATGATCGGGAACCTCACATGGTCAAATACGATGTCACCAAGAAAGAACGTCAAAAATTGGATATGCATACAGACAAAAGTGAATGGACCTTTTTGATTGCCTTGTCGAACGGATCCGGTTTGGATTACGAAGGTGGCGGGACGTTCTTTGAGTGCCTTGATTCAACGGTGCACGTACAGCGCGGTCACGCCTTGATTTTTCCGGGCAAGCTTCGGCATTGTGGGCAGCGCATTACATCTGGATTACGTTTTTTGCTGGTAGGATTCTTGGTGGACAAGTCGACGCCTTCATCAAAAGAATCAAATGCGACGCAGACTACAACATCGACGAAAGAGGATATTTAG
- a CDS encoding predicted protein: MSRSLFYVDSHCRQSCRFFEDGKTVSACCTENCGNKIDGGIQGFFYSLGAFVGSKPRQTIGMAILFTVVCGAGFVRFETESRGEELWVPQDTRAEQETLMYESYFNSSTRFNTMIVQAANPGGDVLTKEILLESMLMHSEIATKQAKLDGIDYGLLQLCSLVELDQRLTGLSTVPPFIAEPVSEDAYRNVMAGLFNFLSTSGSNDIGNVTLGGDNWPTTEADFVATVAAFASSSGPGSIYDRDVTFSQDGSQIEAFRVELEYVRLTKENRGELIDDAARQIDAMDSTRDMVNSWDDLPTAFAYSSKFITIEGFKIIQLELFQIVGLAIAAVGVIVCSPFPVQ, from the exons ATGTCTCGATCGCTTTTTTACGTTGATTCTCACTGCCGGCAAAGTTGTCG CTTTTTTGAAGATGGCAAAACAGTTTCAGCATGTTGTACGGAGAACTGCGGGAACAAGATAGATGGCGGCATCCAGGGATTCTTCTATTCCCTAGGAGCCTTTGTTGGTTCCAAGCCTCGTCAAACGATTGGAATGGCGATTCTTTTCACGGTCGTTTGCGGAGCCGGTTTCGTGCGCTTCGAAACAGAAAGCCGCGGCGAAGAGCTCTGGGTTCCGCAAGATACACGGGCCGAGCAAGAAACGCTCATGTATGAATCCTATTTTAACAGTTCTACTCGTTTTAATACTATGATTGTTCAGGCTGCAAATCCGGGGGGCGACGTTCTCACGAAGGAGATCTTGTTGGAATCAATGCTCATGCATAGCGAAATTGCCACAAAACAAGCTAAGCTGGACGGCATTGACTATGGGCTCTTGCAGCTGTGT TCTCTGGTCGAGCTTGACCAGCGCCTAACGGGTCTCTCAACAGTACCTCCTTTCATTGCCGAGCCTGTTTCAGAAGATGCGTACCGCAATGTTATGGCTGGCCTTTTCAACTTTTTGAGCACGTCGGGTTCGAATGATATTGGCAACGTGACCCTAGGTGGTGATAATTGGCCGACTACAGAAGCCGATTTTGTTGCCACGGTGGCGGCCTTTGCAAGCAGTTCGGGGCCCGGATCAATTTATGATCGTGATGTTACCTTCTCGCAAGATGGATCGCAGATTGAAGCGTTTCGTGTGGAGCTCGAATATGTTCGGCTGACTAAGGAGAACCGCGGAGAATTGATTGACGACGCTGCCCGCCAGATTGACGCCATGGATAGTACCCGCGATATGGTCAATAGTTGGGACGACCTACCGACCGCGTTCGCCTACTCTTCCAAGTTCATCACGATTGAGGGTTTTAAAATTATTCAACTTGAACTTTTCCAGATCGTTGGGTTGGCAATTGCAGCCGTCGGCGTGATAGTTTGCTCACCGTTCCCAGTCCAATGA
- a CDS encoding predicted protein — protein MDDINGRLPHPPDVDLEAVSPTTTETKRKALSQTPPLSKNSSNPHYQQLDLPRLVKRDLPFKQSKNKLRVGHDHGWKIYWLLRYDWFHAFLRLPTTFSLVSLLALWTSMIILFAGIYVGVDRQSPAVSCGLGDANDPIKFGAAFAFSLETCTTVGYGLPSGTNAFFENCRGLQIAIYFQMVWSMMFNAFLFAFFYTRLGRSELRASQVLMADKAIVSIVDGQVRFQIRMVDIDAKHPVVEAHVRLYALSKRRPVPRPLRIIEPDDDLGATILLSFPSVVSHHIDLYSRLYPCNPEYKVPVRSPGLVLRQIDSSATNREEVICPICAEAYGTIERLRTHIRYQQIVEQQEDYPVDGTHLSLSEKFLNELIVPTHNLRALKDHFEQEISEIICVVEGIDPLMSGTFQALQSYRFEDIVWSESARFTPCLNMN, from the exons ATGGACGACATCAATGGGCGCTTGCCGCATCCTCCCGATGTTGACTTAGAAGCTGTCTCTCCCACTACGACCGAAACAAAACGAAAAGCCTTGTCCCAGACCCCCCCTCTTTCCAAGAATTCCTCAAATCCGCACTATCAGCAGCTGGATTTACCGCGGTTGGTTAAGCGTGATCTCCCTTTCAAGCAAAGTAAAAACAAATTGCGCGTGGGTCACGATCATGGTTGGAAAATATATTGGCTTCTTCGGTATGATTGGTTCCATGCGTTTCTACGACTACCCACGACATTTTCGCTGGTTTCACTGTTGGCACTCTGGACGTCCATGATCATTCTATTCGCTGGTATCTACGTTGGCGTCGATCGTCAAAGTCCTGCTGTCTCATGCGGACTTGGTGACGCTAACGATCCTATTAAGTTTGGAGcggcttttgctttttctcTAGAGACCTGCACAACTGTAGGGTATGGACTTCCATCAGGCACTAACGCATTCTTTGAAAACTGCCGGGGTCTACAAATTGCAATCTACTTTCAAATGGTATGGTCAATGATGTTTAACGCATTCTTATTCGCTTTCTTTTACACTCGATTGGGACGAAGCGAATTGCGGGCATCCCAGGTTCTCATGGCCGACAAGGCAATCGTCTCCATTGTCGACGGCCAGGTCCGGTTCCAGATCCGGATGGTGGACATAGACGCCAAGCATCCGGTTGTTGAAGCTCATGTGCGGCTGTACGCTCTCTCTAAAAGAAGACCTGTTCCGAGGCCACTTCGTATCATCGAACCGGATGACGATCTAGGCGCCACGATTTTATTATCGTTCCCAAGTGTGGTGAGCCACCATATTGATCTCTACAGTCGCTTGTACCCATGCAACCCAGAATACAAGGTTCCAGTGCGCTCTCCTGGTTTAGTCTTGAGGCAAATCGATTCGTCTGCCACGAACCGGGAAGAAGTTATTTGTCCTATATGTGCTG AAGCTTATGGGACAATTGAAAGGCTGCGAACGCATATTCGTTACCAACAAATTGTCGAGCAACAAGAGGATTATCCCGTTGATGGCACTCACCTTTCACTTAGCGAAAAATTCTTAAATGAGCTGATAGTACCGACCCACAATCTCAGGGCACTAAAAGATCATTTTGAACAAGAAATTTCGGAAATCATTTGCGTCGTTGAGGGAAT TGACCCATTGATGTCAGGCACGTTCCAGGCCCTCCAGTCATATCGCTTCGAAGATATTGTTTGGAGCGAATCTGCGCGCTTCACTCCGTGTCTGAACATGAAT
- a CDS encoding predicted protein — protein sequence YAGVIPATLGAIPSSALYFGAYESMKMFIKNRIPAAEDDGKNRLWIHALAAASGNIMSSAVFVPKETIKQQMQFYQAGSVGQVCVKLVQQKGFRGLYSGYCATLMRNIPSAMLRFVLYEELKFRWHTNQESSRNHSQFSWKLFAAGAVAGSLASGFMTPIDVMKTRLSTGTCPIDMPGCMNHIIAEQGWKGLYAGAGSRMLWSGAFASIGFGSFE from the coding sequence TACGCCGGCGTCATACCCGCAACACTCGGAGCGATCCCATCCTCGGCACTTTACTTTGGTGCCTACGAATCAATGAAAATGTTTATAAAAAACCGCATTCCAGCGGCCGAAGATGACGGGAAAAATCGACTTTGGATTCACGCCTTGGCGGCAGCTTCTGGTAATATTATGAGCAGTGCCGTTTTTGTTCCGAAAGAGACCATTAAACAACAAATGCAGTTTTATCAAGCGGGGAGTGTGGGCCAAGTTTGCGTCAAGTTAGTTCAGCAGAAAGGATTTCGGGGACTGTACTCCGGCTACTGTGCGACTTTGATGCGTAATATTCCGTCCGCCATGCTGAGATTTGTTCTATACGAGGAGTTGAAATTCCGTTGGCACACCAACCAAGAGTCTTCTAGGAATCATTCGCAATTTTCGTGGAAGCTATTCGCAGCTGGTGCTGTGGCTGGTTCTCTGGCGAGCGGTTTCATGACACCGATCGACGTCATGAAAACACGCTTGAGTACAGGAACCTGCCCGATCGATATGCCTGGATGCATGAACCATATCATAGCCGAACAAGGTTGGAAAGGGTTGTATGCGGGGGCAGGTTCACGCATGCTATGGAGCGGCGCTTTTGCATCAATCGGGTTTGGTTCGTTCGAG
- a CDS encoding predicted protein — protein sequence ETRNSNYQALVNAYYDLATVFYEWGWGSSFHFSYQLPHESFDESIRRHEYQLASQLNVYEAENILDVGCGIGGPMRTISKLLQSRVTGVTLNPYQVTRGNELNAKDRNANCESIQGDFMQLPFDDQAFDAAYAIEATCHAPDRVQCYAEVLRCLKPGAVFACYEWCMTDKYNANNKEHQRLKKDIELGNGLPDIIDREACLQAMRDAGFEIVRASDLMNVPHVQPWQTPLCSSWNPLSQRFQFNWLGGHLTNVAIWCLETLWLAPRGTVKTQKVLQAGGFALRDAGNAGIFTVMYMMVGRKPET from the coding sequence GAGACCCGCAACAGCAATTACCAAGCCTTGGTCAACGCCTACTACGATCTCGCCACCGTCTTTTACGAGTGGGGCTGGGGCTCCTCCTTCCACTTTTCCTACCAACTGCCGCACGAATCCTTCGACGAGAGCATCCGCCGGCACGAGTACCAGCTCGCTTCACAGCTCAACGTCTACGAAGCCGAAAACATTCTCGACGTGGGGTGCGGCATTGGCGGACCCATGCGCACCATTTCCAAGTTGTTGCAGTCGCGCGTCACCGGCGTCACGCTCAACCCTTACCAAGTCACGCGCGGCAACGAACTCAACGCCAAAGACCGGAACGCCAACTGCGAATCCATCCAGGGAGATTTCATGCAGTTGCCCTTTGACGACCAAGCCTTCGACGCCGCCTACGCCATTGAAGCTACCTGCCACGCACCCGATCGCGTGCAGTGCTACGCCGAAGTCTTGCGCTGTTTGAAACCCGGGGCCGTCTTTGCCTGCTACGAGTGGTGTATGACGGACAAGTacaacgccaacaacaaggaaCACCAGCGATTGAAAAAGGATATTGAACTGGGCAACGGATTGCCAGATATTATTGATCGCGAAGCCTGTCTGCAGGCCATGCGGGACGCAGGCTTCGAGATTGTGCGCGCGTCGGACCTTATGAATGTCCCGCACGTGCAACCCTGGCAAACGCCGCTGTGTTCGTCGTGGAATCCGTTGTCCCAACGGTTCCAGTTCAACTGGCTCGGTGGACACCTGACCAACGTGGCGATTTGGTGCCTGGAAACCTTGTGGTTGGCCCCTCGTGGAACCGTCAAGACCCAAAAGGTCCTGCAAGCTGGTGGCTTTGCTCTCCGCGATGCTGGAAACGCAGGAATCTTCACCGTCATGTACATGATGGTGGGACGCAAACCGGAAACGTAA
- a CDS encoding predicted protein, whose protein sequence is MMLWWNRRSRIGYIGIPAVLIGIMTSSVNTYAVSLRTIPVFSTPVAAQMGESALRQVEFLGRLVSEKEQEIQQQQASIPNNRGPINVDGTGKSVYNTQKRMSLERPSLSDRPAPKQRQVWEALESLEQDMQLLDNLAGQRPQLSALEAVLLSAAVLSAAGGPLLLGGHITEFLAPFAAAFTAAIGIGAEYTGKVAVADGKEIAASTIQCAAEAEGYLANAERAKAITPLCVGIGATAATFALLVPVLLDSIGAATNLQLMTEIYLCCPLISVLAAAVASLALQETRSFSEKAIGIGNRRFARSGLVGRTWLSSTELIERKSASAANRWRTFSLSVLPAPLIGALVPGALPTKTIIVAALAAAESAFFLAQCESVLSRATDAVALKARSAAVCDTYANQGARSAAILPFTSALASLCAAATAAMVELPFIETLLSTGTVASTAASMVTVAIFPALSALFAAAASVSKARCEVDAEAAMQAASTIALQYEDQEEDPVLKPFRAVRELIRLTLANSIKEPLRRLFRRYNFRRRFTVLRKWFRRDVLRRSNGTRGPTPSAA, encoded by the exons ATGATGTTGTGGTGGAACCGCCGTTCCCGGATCGGCTACATTGGCATACCGGCGGTACTGATAGGAATCATGACAAGTAGCGTCAATACTTATGCCGTTTCCCTCCGCACTATTCCCGTCTTTTCGACTCCCGTGGCGGCCCAAATGGGCGAGTCGGCCCTCCGACAGGTGGAATTCTTGGGACGTCTCGTCTCGGAAAAGGAACAAGAAAtacagcaacagcaagcgTCAATACCCAACAACCGCGGTCCCATCAACGTCGACGGGACGGGGAAATCCGTTTATAATACACAAAAACGAATGTCGTTGGAACGACCCAGTCTATCCGATCGACCGGCACCCAAACAACGACAAGTTTGggaagctttggaaagcttggAACAAGACA TGCAACTTCTGGATAACCTTGCCGGACAGCGACCTCAACTATCGGCTCTCGAAGCGGTGCTGCTTTCAGCGGCGGTATTATCCGCGGCCGGTGGCCCATTGCTCTTGGGTGGGCACATTACGGAGTTTTTGGCCCCTTTCGCCGCCGCCTTTACCGCCGCCATTGGGATTGGGGCCGAGTACACGGGCAAGGTGGCCGTCGCCGACGGCAAAGAAATCGCCGCTTCCACCATTCAGTGCGCGGCTGAAGCCGAAGGATATCTAGCCAACGCCGAGAGGGCCAAAGCAATTACGCCACTGTGTGTAGGTATCGGCGCGACGGCCGCGACGTTTGCCTTACTCGTACCGGTCTTGTTGGATTCCATCGGGGCCGCCACTAATTTGCAACTCATGACGGAAATATATTTGTGCTGCCCGCTGATTTCGGTACTGGCCGCCGCAGTGGCTTCCTTGGCTCTACAAGAAACGCGATCGTTCTCGGAGAAGGCCATTGGAATCGGCAATCGGCGTTTTGCGCGATCCGGACTAGTAGGACGTACGTGGCTGTCGTCGACGGAGTTGATCGAACGCAAAAGTGCGTCGGCAGCCAACCGCTGGAGAACGTTTTCGCTTTCCGTATTGCCCGCTCCTCTGATAGGAGCGCTGGTCCCGGGAGCCTTGCcgaccaaaacaatcatcGTGGCCGCCCTAGCAGCGGCCGAATCCGCCTTTTTCCTGGCGCAGTGTGAAAGTGTCTTGAGTCGAGCCACCGACGCGGTTGCCTTGAAAGCCCGCAGTGCGGCGGTTTGTGATACGTATGCAAATCAGGGGGCACGGAGTGCGGCCATTCTACCCTTCACTTCCGCGCTGGCATCCTTGTGTGCCGCCGCGACGGCCGCAATGGTCGAATTACCCTTTATTGAGACTCTGTTGTCCACGGGTACGGTCGCCAGTACGGCGGCGTCCATGGTGACGGTTGCCATTTTTCCAGCGCTGTCCGCACTCTTTGCGGCCGCGGCGTCTGTTTCCAAAGCGCGGTGTGAAGTAGACGCCGAAGCGGCAATGCAAGCGGCAAGCACGATTGCTTTGCAGTACGAAGATCAGGAAGAGGACCCGGTCCTGAAACCGTTCCGAGCCGTTCGTGAACTGATTCGTTTGACCTTGGCCAATTCGATTAAGGAACCTTTGCGAAGGCTGTTTCGGCGGTATAATTTCCGTCGTCGCTTTACTGTGCTTCGAAAATGGTTCCGTAGAGACGTTCTGCGTCGAAGCAATGGAACTCGAGGACCCACCCCATCGGCTGCCTGA
- a CDS encoding predicted protein, whose product MSVVQPTKRAKAAVGLILVLVIGSDGLDLSLRPHSKPSSVSYPCRFVVGPTRLAKPHRHPRLPMRGYRYPTVRGAGDSLSSEPSQNRPSWAWVWMPTWLFTMNPLAQFLTTMGFYLLHILVLSQRQLVFPIQLIPNEKGQFASIGYDSIAGILVAVCYTILRKASTQSSLQSSSEAPFPALFKSPTSDAPWKLPSNHIRHRVSSFLTIILLVQAYFFTGRFSLFWEDTLYTMSGLGWPLTAPMHRSLCVLFGHLSWLITGTLLLRFVPRPPRFFGPKAVYNTDDDDAVSSKSPAKPAYRWFRSSIRRNWVWWVVGGYFVSSWLFNITDVINQFVLPTAVLEDAQESVVSQLVNPEHNDIAASVAGYIAPCLTAPWWEEVLYRGFLLAGLSQLLGYPWAVFVQGLIFSAHHMSLTAALPLAVLGWTWAILYTKCRNLFTVIFVHALWNSRVFLGSWLGL is encoded by the coding sequence ATGTCCGTCGTGCAGCCTACAAAACGAGCCAAAGCTGCCGTTGGCCTCATCCTTGTGCTTGTTATCGGAAGCGATGGCTTAGATCTGTCTTTAAGACCGCACTCGAAGCCTTCCAGCGTATCCTACCCTTGCCGCTTTGTCGTCGGTCCGACTCGCCTCGCGAAGCCCCATCGGCATCCGCGATTACCGATGAGAGGATATCGATATCCGACAGTGCGGGGGGCAGGCGACTCTCTTAGTAGTGAGCCTTCGCAGAATCGCCCTTCTTGGGCTTGGGTTTGGATGCCGACGTGGTTGTTTACCATGAATCCGCTAGCTCAGTTTTTGACTACCATGGGATTTTATTTACTGCATATTCTCGTTCTGTCGCAGCGGCAGCTGGTCTTTCCGATCCAGTTGATACCCAACGAGAAAGGTCAATTTGCTTCGATTGGTTATGACTCTATTGCTGGGATTCTTGTCGCCGTGTGTTACACAATATTGCGGAAAGCATCTACGCAATCCTCATTGCAATCATCGTCGGAGGCCCCTTTTCCCGCACTCTTCAAGAGTCCGACGTCTGATGCTCCCTGGAAGCTGCCAAGCAACCACATAAGACACCGAGTCTCAAGCTTCCTGACAATCATTCTGCTAGTACAGGCCTACTTCTTTACGGGTCGCTTTAGTTTGTTTTGGGAAGATACACTGTACACAATGTCGGGACTCGGATGGCCCTTGACGGCTCCCATGCACCGCAGTCTTTGCGTATTGTTCGGGCACTTGAGTTGGCTAATAACGGGAACCTTGCTTTTGCGATTTGTACCTCGACCACCGCGATTTTTTGGGCCCAAAGCCGTCTACAACaccgacgatgatgatgcgGTTTCAAGCAAGAGTCCAGCAAAACCGGCCTACCGGTGGTTTCGGTCCAGTATTCGCCGCAACTGGGTATGGTGGGTCGTAGGTGGCTACTTTGTCAGCAGTTGGCTTTTTAACATTACTGACGTCATTAATCAGTTTGTCTTGCCGACGGCTGTCTTGGAAGATGCGCAAGAATCGGTAGTATCCCAGTTGGTCAATCCAGAACACAACGATATCGCGGCTAGTGTCGCTGGGTACATAGCGCCATGCCTGACTGCCCCTTGGTGGGAAGAAGTTTTGTATCGTGGGTTTCTCCTTGCGGGACTGTCACAGCTACTGGGATATCCCTGGGCAGTCTTTGTACAGGGTCTTATCTTTTCGGCCCACCACATGTCTTTGACAGCCGCTCTGCCGCTAGCTGTCCTAGGATGGACCTGGGCGATTCTATACACCAAATGCCGCAATCTTTTTACAGTAATTTTTGTACACGCCCTCTGGAACTCACGGGTATTCCTGGGATCATGGCTCGGATTATAG
- a CDS encoding predicted protein, whose amino-acid sequence MIGTGQLKAAAAVALLVLNTSLCFSSQQMLGQAQRRVTKDATAAARVEAELHCDTSQRRIQKEEPRALLTKSLYKFEQEVEALSEERKKYLRQAETTCPEMLHDDFKLMFLRTEQFNVELAARRYATYWEHRVELFGPEKAFLPLTLSGAMKDDLKSLSHGYTRTVSGHGRVLLMDPSRIGSDYDIDSIARCQWYVLSKALEHNIDMQRLGAVFVLDLGTIRTFDRKLLKRLSETGNDGFPVRCDLYCIVNPPPLVDFFVNVIKVFLKPEVRKSLYVVKTGDSLAEYVSGLTLNGLYDSLDHDKWVNDMLLSEK is encoded by the coding sequence ATGATTGGAACTGGTCAATTGAAAGCGGCCGCCGCGGTCGCTCTACTGGTCTTGAATACTAGTTTGTGCTTTTCGAGTCAACAGATGTTGGGTCAGGCCCAGCGGAGGGTCACGAAAgacgcaacagcagcagcacgAGTTGAAGCCGAGCTACATTGTGATACATCGCAACGTCGCATCCAGAAAGAAGAACCAAGAGCGCTGCTCACCAAGAGTCTCTACAAGTTTGAACAGGAAGTAGAGGCTTTGTCGGAAGAACGCAAGAAGTATTTGCGCCAAGCCGAAACGACATGTCCGGAAATGCTTCACGACGACTTCAAGCTGATGTTTTTACGTACGGAACAATTTAACGTAGAATTGGCGGCCAGGCGATACGCGACTTACTGGGAGCATCGGGTTGAATTGTTTGGACCCGAGAAGGCGTTTCTCCCGCTCACATTGAGCGGCGCCATGAAAGACGATTTGAAGTCCTTGTCACACGGATATACCCGAACTGTATCTGGTCACGGCCGGGTGTTGCTTATGGATCCTTCGCGGATTGGGAGCGACTACGACATCGACAGCATTGCTCGATGCCAGTGGTATGTTCTTTCCAAGGCGTTGGAGCACAACATTGATATGCAACGGCTGGGAGcagtttttgttttggactTGGGAACTATTCGGACTTTCGATCGAAAGCTCCTCAAGCGGCTCTCGGAAACCGGCAATGATGGATTTCCAGTCCGATGCGACTTGTACTGTATCGTGAACCCCCCTCCCTTGGTCGACTTTTTCGTGAATGTGATCAAGGTCTTTCTCAAGCCGGAGGTCAGGAAAAGTTTGTATGTTGTGAAAACGGGAGATAGTTTGGCAGAATATGTCAGTGGGTTGACTCTGAATGGGTTGTACGATTCTCTGGATCACGACAAATGGGTGAACGATATGCTGCTTTCTGAAAAGTAG
- a CDS encoding predicted protein — protein sequence MAPQEANAIDDREQTHPDETEAFLAARLVEFDKEVALLTEQETKFLRQAQANCSELLDQNFKLMFLRTDVFNVQLAAKRYASYWEHRVGLFGPEKAFLPMTLDGAMKDDLETLALGYTRTVQDHGRILFMDPSRTLVDRDIDSIVRCQWYVSTKALMSEPEMQKKGAIFVLDLDTIRHVDRPLIKRMAETTNDSFPLRVSLCCMINPPPLTDFFVKIVKLFMKPKVRQRLYVIKGDQKLVKHVEGLDMKTLYTALDHDKWIETMREKEG from the coding sequence ATGGCGCCACAAGAGGCCAATGCAATCGACGACAGGGAGCAAACTCACCCCGACGAGACTGAAGCGTTCCTCGCCGCGCGCCTAGTGGAGTTTGACAAGGAAGTAGCACTGCTCACAGAACAAGAAACAAAATTTTTGCGACAGGCGCAAGCCAATTGTTCCGAATTGCTGGACCAGAATTTCAAGCTCATGTTTCTGCGTACTGACGTTTTCAATGTCCAGCTGGCCGCGAAGCGATACGCAAGTTACTGGGAGCACCGGGTCGGCTTGTTTGGACCTGAGAAAGCATTCCTCCCGATGACGTTGGACGGGGCCATGAAGGACGACTTGGAAACGTTAGCGCTCGGCTACACTCGCACTGTTCAGGATCACGGGCGAATACTTTTCATGGATCCGTCACGCACGCTAGTGGATCGTGATATTGACAGCATCGTTCGTTGCCAATGGTATGTTTCGACGAAAGCTCTTATGAGCGAACCGGAAATGCAAAAGAAAGGAGCTATTTTCGTTCTCGATCTGGATACGATACGGCACGTTGACCGCCCTTTGATCAAACGTATGGCGGAGACCACCAACGATAGCTTTCCTCTACGTGTCTCTCTCTGTTGTATGATCAACCCCCCTCCTTTGACcgactttttcgtcaaaatcgtcaagCTTTTCATGAAGCCCAAAGTGCGACAGAGGTTATACGTGATTAAAGGTGaccaaaagcttgtcaaGCATGTGGAAGGACTGGATATGAAAACGCTGTACACAGCTTTAGATCACGACAAATGGATCGAAACGATGCGTGAAAAGGAAGGCTAA
- a CDS encoding predicted protein, with the protein MGKKKGGGVRIKQMGPKQSPPNLNPMEALQIPQEEMVQLPLSPDRSYQVFWPIQESFTMKTEGFQVIYPSYVDSNKSVKEGRRVSLKNSIPCPTVMDLSEALQSMQVRHVIQPYKGYSRDISCQWENPGRIMVDVTNHRKLELLVEMATRMDALPSRETRLVQEAMQKAEEEKAADERSAIAAAAAKSCAPKRITSSTANNKKKGKKGKK; encoded by the coding sequence AtgggaaagaagaaaggaGGCGGCGTACGCATTAAGCAGATGGGGCCGAAGCAGTCGCCGCCAAATTTAAATCCCATGGAAGCTCTGCAGATTCCGCAGGAGGAAATGGTGCAGCTGCCCTTGTCTCCGGACCGATCCTATCAAGTATTCTGGCCAATTCAAGAGTCATTTACGATGAAAACGGAAGGATTTCAAGTAATTTATCCTTCGTACGTGGATTCAAACAAATCGGTGAAAGAGGGGCGGCGAGTGTCGCTAAAAAATTCAATCCCGTGTCCAACAGTGATGGATCTGTCTGAAGCTCTACAATCGATGCAAGTACGACATGTGATTCAACCGTACAAGGGATACAGTCGTGACATTTCCTGTCAATGGGAGAACCCTGGACGAATAATGGTCGATGTCACGAATCATCGTAAGTTGGAACTTTTGGTAGAAATGGCGACACGGATGGATGCTTTACCCAGTCGCGAAACTCGGCTGGTTCAGGAAGCCATGCAAAAGGCAGAAGAGGAGAAGGCGGCTGACGAAAGGTCGGCGATCGCCGCCGCGGCAGCAAAGTCTTGTGCTCCGAAACGAAtcacgtcgtcgacggccaacaacaaaaagaaagggAAAAAAGGGAAAAAATAA